A genomic window from Gymnodinialimonas ceratoperidinii includes:
- a CDS encoding lytic transglycosylase domain-containing protein — protein sequence MTLRRLIPVLFLCTFASAAPSSAQSDAEALAAALAAYNAGDLAGGSEAAQGLEDPVALDLLAWTRLRRGQGSFEEFVSFLDRNPDWPGLPYLRRQGEPSIPVDGDAATVLDYFEDDLPQTGAGALALATALANTGNEVVARAIVVYAWTTLVMSGTDAQALNREFGDFLTEEHHIARLDNLLWENSETRARAMFGLVPEEYIPLAEARLALRARTPGVNALIDAIPASLQDDPGLAYERFIWRIREGYWDTAGELLAERSTSAESLGRPEEWGRRRADLARDVMREGDHELCYTYAANHHIDPDDDYIRFADLEWIAGYCALQVDRAEIAAEHFQRFREVVFSPISVGRAGYWLGRAHEAAGNAEAAAEGYALGAQYQSSFYGQLAQERGGLPVDPEFLGDRNYGDWRTSSFADSDVFHAARLLYEAGQINLAERFFTHITESLNETEAGMMGNLMLEMGEPHFALLVAKRAAQSGHEIFPAYYPLADLEDVDLPVPRAFALSIARRESEFDPVVVSGAGAMGLMQVMPGTGRDAAGALGIAYSESRLGSDPAYNVLLGSSYLAGLLRSYDDNPVLTTIGYNAGPGRARQWVERFGDPREADDILDWIEDLPFTETRNYVMRVTESLPIYEAQLSGELPTLGLSERLRQ from the coding sequence TTGACCCTGCGACGCCTGATACCTGTTCTTTTCCTTTGCACGTTTGCCAGCGCGGCACCGTCCAGCGCGCAATCCGATGCCGAGGCGCTGGCGGCTGCGCTGGCCGCCTACAACGCGGGCGATCTGGCGGGCGGGTCGGAGGCTGCACAAGGCCTCGAGGATCCGGTCGCGCTCGATCTGCTGGCCTGGACCCGTCTGCGCCGGGGGCAAGGCAGCTTCGAGGAGTTTGTCTCCTTCCTCGACCGCAACCCCGATTGGCCCGGCCTGCCCTACCTGCGGCGGCAGGGAGAGCCTTCGATCCCCGTCGATGGCGATGCGGCGACCGTGCTTGATTATTTCGAGGATGACCTGCCGCAGACCGGTGCCGGCGCCCTCGCGCTGGCGACGGCCCTGGCCAACACCGGCAACGAGGTCGTGGCCCGCGCAATCGTGGTCTACGCCTGGACTACGCTGGTGATGTCCGGCACCGACGCGCAGGCGCTCAACCGTGAGTTTGGGGATTTCCTGACCGAAGAGCACCACATCGCGCGGCTCGACAACCTGCTGTGGGAGAACTCTGAAACCCGCGCCCGCGCGATGTTCGGCCTTGTCCCCGAGGAGTACATCCCGCTGGCCGAAGCGCGCTTGGCACTGCGGGCGCGGACGCCGGGGGTGAACGCTCTGATCGATGCGATCCCGGCCAGCCTGCAGGACGATCCGGGCCTCGCGTACGAGCGCTTCATCTGGCGCATTCGCGAAGGCTACTGGGACACGGCGGGCGAGCTTTTGGCCGAACGCTCGACCTCTGCGGAAAGCCTCGGACGCCCCGAGGAATGGGGACGCCGCCGCGCAGACCTCGCCCGCGACGTGATGCGCGAAGGCGACCATGAGCTCTGCTATACCTACGCCGCCAACCACCACATCGACCCCGATGACGATTACATCCGCTTCGCCGATCTGGAATGGATCGCGGGCTATTGCGCGTTGCAGGTGGACCGCGCCGAGATCGCGGCTGAGCATTTCCAGCGCTTCCGCGAAGTTGTCTTCTCGCCGATCTCGGTTGGACGGGCGGGCTACTGGCTCGGACGCGCCCATGAGGCGGCAGGCAATGCAGAAGCCGCGGCGGAGGGCTATGCTCTGGGCGCGCAGTATCAATCCAGCTTCTACGGTCAACTGGCGCAGGAGCGCGGCGGCCTGCCCGTGGACCCGGAGTTTCTGGGCGACCGCAATTACGGGGATTGGCGCACGTCGAGCTTTGCCGACAGCGATGTCTTCCACGCCGCGCGGCTTCTCTACGAGGCCGGGCAGATCAACCTTGCCGAGCGGTTCTTCACCCATATCACCGAAAGCCTGAACGAGACCGAGGCCGGCATGATGGGCAACCTGATGCTGGAAATGGGCGAGCCGCACTTCGCGCTTCTGGTCGCGAAACGCGCGGCCCAGTCGGGGCACGAGATCTTCCCCGCCTACTACCCTCTTGCCGATCTGGAGGACGTGGACCTTCCGGTGCCGCGCGCCTTCGCCCTGTCGATCGCCCGACGCGAGAGCGAGTTTGACCCGGTCGTGGTCTCGGGCGCAGGGGCCATGGGCTTGATGCAGGTGATGCCGGGCACCGGTCGCGATGCGGCGGGGGCTCTGGGGATCGCCTATTCCGAGAGCCGTCTTGGCAGCGATCCCGCCTACAACGTGCTTCTGGGGTCCAGCTACCTCGCCGGACTGCTGCGGTCCTATGACGACAACCCGGTGCTGACCACCATCGGCTACAACGCCGGCCCCGGTCGGGCGCGGCAATGGGTGGAGCGTTTCGGCGACCCGCGCGAGGCGGATGACATCCTCGACTGGATCGAGGACCTCCCCTTCACGGAAACCCGCAACTACGTCATGCGCGTGACCGAGAGCCTGCCGATCTACGAGGCGCAGCTCAGCGGCGAGCTGCCGACCCTCGGCCTCAGCGAGCGCCTGCGTCAGTAG
- the dapA gene encoding 4-hydroxy-tetrahydrodipicolinate synthase, producing the protein MFYGSMPALVTPMTNGAVDFDALKRLVEWHIAEGSNGLVPVGTTGESPTLSHEEHEQVIETVVKAADGRVPVIAGAGSNNTAEAMRHVEHAKAVGADATLVVTPYYNKPTQRGLIAHYAALAEVGIPIFIYNIPPRSVIDMTPETMGTLAKLPMIVGVKDATADLARVSKQRASCGKDFIQLSAEDASALGFNAHGGVGCISVTANVAPKLCAEFQAAMREGDFGKALQYQDRLMPLHEAIFAEPGVCGVKYAMSVLDLCSDEVRLPLLGVEEETKTAIKAALRHAGLTN; encoded by the coding sequence ATGTTCTATGGCTCGATGCCCGCTCTGGTCACTCCGATGACAAATGGTGCTGTGGACTTTGACGCGTTGAAACGTTTGGTCGAGTGGCACATCGCCGAGGGCTCCAATGGCCTCGTGCCCGTAGGCACCACTGGCGAGAGCCCGACGCTGAGCCATGAAGAGCATGAGCAGGTGATCGAGACCGTCGTGAAGGCCGCCGACGGACGGGTGCCTGTGATCGCGGGCGCAGGTTCCAACAACACCGCCGAGGCGATGCGTCACGTGGAACACGCAAAGGCCGTCGGTGCCGATGCGACGCTGGTCGTCACACCCTATTACAACAAGCCGACGCAGCGCGGGTTGATCGCCCATTACGCCGCACTGGCCGAGGTCGGCATCCCGATCTTCATCTACAACATCCCGCCCCGCTCGGTGATCGACATGACCCCCGAGACCATGGGGACTTTGGCCAAGCTGCCAATGATCGTGGGTGTGAAAGACGCCACCGCAGATCTCGCGCGGGTCTCCAAGCAACGGGCGAGCTGCGGGAAGGATTTCATCCAGCTCTCCGCCGAAGACGCCAGCGCGCTCGGGTTCAATGCCCATGGCGGTGTGGGCTGCATCAGCGTGACCGCCAACGTCGCGCCGAAGCTCTGCGCCGAGTTCCAGGCCGCGATGCGCGAGGGCGATTTCGGCAAGGCGCTCCAGTATCAGGACCGTCTGATGCCGCTGCACGAGGCGATCTTCGCGGAGCCGGGCGTTTGCGGTGTGAAATACGCCATGTCGGTGCTGGACCTCTGCTCGGACGAGGTGCGGTTGCCGCTGCTTGGCGTCGAAGAAGAGACCAAGACCGCCATCAAGGCCGCCCTGCGCCACGCGGGCCTGACAAACTGA
- the smpB gene encoding SsrA-binding protein SmpB, with amino-acid sequence MAKKPDNPNYKVIAENRRARYDYAIDSDLEVGIILEGSEVKSLRQGGSNIAESYAEVKEGELWLVNSYIAPYIQAKTFGHEEKRRRKLLASKKELSKLWNATQREGMTLVPIVMYFNHKGLVKLKIGIAKGKKAQDKRETSAKRDWNRQKARLLKQNG; translated from the coding sequence ATGGCCAAGAAACCCGACAACCCGAATTACAAGGTGATCGCCGAGAACCGGCGTGCCCGCTACGATTATGCGATCGATAGCGATCTGGAGGTCGGGATCATCCTCGAAGGCTCGGAAGTGAAGAGCCTGCGGCAGGGCGGCAGCAACATCGCCGAGAGCTATGCCGAGGTGAAGGAGGGGGAGCTGTGGCTCGTGAACTCCTACATCGCGCCGTACATCCAGGCCAAGACCTTCGGGCATGAGGAGAAGCGGCGTCGCAAGCTGCTTGCCTCCAAGAAGGAGCTGTCGAAGCTGTGGAACGCGACGCAGCGCGAAGGCATGACGCTGGTGCCGATCGTGATGTATTTCAACCACAAGGGTCTGGTGAAGCTGAAGATCGGCATCGCCAAGGGCAAGAAGGCGCAGGACAAGCGCGAGACCTCGGCCAAGCGTGACTGGAACCGCCAGAAGGCGCGGCTGCTGAAGCAGAACGGCTGA
- the sseA gene encoding 3-mercaptopyruvate sulfurtransferase → MAAVKTGDDPKTLVSTEWLAAHMNDPDLRIIDASYYLPDMGRDARAEYEAGHIPGARFFDIEEIADGRSVIPHMVAPVEKFMSRMRAMGIGDGHQVVVYDGLGLFSAARVWWNFRLMGKTDIAVLDGGLPKWVAEGREVEDMPPIVRDRHMTVQRQAHLVKDVTQVASASKLGDWQIVDARAPARFRGEEPEARPGLRAGHIPNSKNVHYATLFNADGTMKEGDALRAAFEAGGVDLDKRIITTCGSGVTAAILMLGLARLGHENVSLYDGSWAEWGQFEQLSVETG, encoded by the coding sequence ATGGCCGCGGTGAAGACGGGTGACGATCCAAAGACCCTGGTGTCGACCGAGTGGCTGGCGGCGCATATGAATGACCCCGATCTGCGGATCATCGATGCATCCTATTATCTTCCCGACATGGGCCGCGATGCGCGCGCCGAATACGAGGCGGGCCACATCCCCGGCGCCCGGTTCTTCGATATCGAAGAGATCGCCGACGGTCGCTCGGTCATTCCGCACATGGTCGCCCCGGTCGAGAAATTCATGTCGCGGATGCGCGCCATGGGGATCGGCGACGGGCACCAGGTGGTGGTCTATGACGGCCTGGGCCTGTTCTCGGCGGCGCGGGTCTGGTGGAACTTCCGCCTGATGGGCAAGACCGACATCGCGGTGCTGGACGGCGGACTGCCCAAGTGGGTGGCCGAGGGCCGCGAAGTGGAAGACATGCCGCCGATCGTGCGCGACCGTCACATGACGGTGCAGCGTCAGGCGCATCTGGTGAAGGATGTCACGCAGGTGGCCTCGGCCAGCAAGCTTGGTGACTGGCAGATCGTCGACGCGCGCGCGCCGGCACGGTTCCGCGGAGAGGAGCCTGAAGCGCGCCCCGGCCTGCGCGCCGGCCATATCCCGAATTCCAAGAACGTCCATTACGCCACTCTGTTCAATGCAGACGGCACGATGAAGGAAGGCGACGCCCTGCGCGCGGCTTTCGAGGCCGGGGGTGTCGACCTCGACAAGCGGATCATCACGACCTGTGGCTCCGGCGTCACAGCGGCGATCCTGATGTTGGGGCTCGCGCGTCTGGGTCACGAGAATGTCTCGCTCTACGACGGGTCCTGGGCCGAATGGGGCCAGTTCGAGCAGTTGAGCGTCGAAACCGGATGA
- a CDS encoding GNAT family N-acetyltransferase — MSTVIPAGTQVPFTITYLEMPERPSFKPAQLPGDVRLERAIDPPVWYFLSLYDAVGREYEWQDRFEQAEEDPEALQAFVRSPDVVIWTAIRNGFPHGFFVLDWRAPGACDLAYFGLVPQAVGSGIGPALLQTAIATGWAREGTEKMTVNTCSLDHPAALRLYQKMGFHPVRREERTRVLTYDRVE; from the coding sequence ATGAGCACCGTGATCCCGGCGGGTACGCAGGTTCCTTTCACCATTACCTATCTCGAGATGCCCGAGCGGCCCTCGTTCAAGCCGGCGCAGCTGCCCGGCGATGTGCGCCTTGAGCGGGCGATCGATCCGCCGGTCTGGTACTTTCTGTCGCTCTATGACGCGGTGGGGCGTGAGTACGAATGGCAAGACCGCTTCGAGCAGGCAGAAGAGGACCCCGAGGCTTTGCAGGCCTTCGTGCGCAGCCCCGACGTGGTGATCTGGACGGCGATCCGGAACGGCTTTCCGCATGGGTTCTTCGTGCTGGACTGGCGCGCGCCCGGCGCATGCGACCTCGCCTATTTTGGCTTGGTGCCACAGGCCGTCGGCAGCGGGATCGGCCCCGCGCTCCTGCAGACGGCCATCGCGACCGGATGGGCGCGGGAAGGCACCGAGAAGATGACGGTGAATACCTGCTCTCTGGATCATCCGGCGGCGCTGCGGCTGTATCAGAAGATGGGATTCCACCCGGTTCGCCGCGAAGAGCGGACGCGCGTTCTCACATACGACCGGGTCGAATGA